CGAGTACCCCTCTTCCCTCTTTTTCTGGAGATAGCGGAGAATCTTGTCCAGAAAGTAGATCTTGTGGTCGAGACGCAATAGTCCACGCTGGCTGTTCGGGAAGTAGGCGTTGACGACCGCAATCCCGTTTGCAAAGTTCAGCGTGAGAACCCTCCCTTCGCAGTCTATGTCGGGGACTCCTATGCCGCATTCCACCGACACAGGCGCGATGCGGGAGAAGGTGGCGACCCCGCTGTACCCCGGGCGCAGTGCCGGGTGCCACCAGGAGCGGTACCCCAGCTCGGAAAGGAAAAGGGCGGGCACCTGATGCTCTTCCGCCTTTGTCTCCTGAAGGAGAAGTAGGTCCGGCTTCTCCTCCTGCAGGAGGGGAAGGACCTGTGATTCCATCCGGGCCCTCAGCCCGTTCACATTCCAGGAAAGAAGTTTCATGGCCTTGCCTCGTGCCCTGCTGACTGCCTCTTCAATAATCAAAGGTAACCGTTCCTGGAGCCCACACCAACACTTTTCCGTGAGGGAGACGGTATTTCAGAGAGTTGCACCTGCGCCGGAAACTGGGACACTGTTAAGCGTGAAGGAGATGGGGGACTAACGGATGAGGTTCAGGGCGTTTGCCACCGACTACGACGGGACTCTGGCGCGCCGCGGGAAGGTCGCGGAGGAGACGGTCGCGGCTCTTGCGACGCTGCGGGACGACGGGGTAAAGCTCGTTCTGGTCACCGGGCGGGAGATGGAGGATCTACGCAGCGTCTTTCCGCAGACAGAGCTTTTCGACCTCATCGTCGCGGAAAACGGGGCAGTCCTCTGCCGGCCGCAGTCCGGGAGCCAGCAGGCGCTGGCCGCCCCCCCTCCGGCGATATTTTGCACGCGCCTGCGGGAGCGCGGTGTCGACTTCGCCACTGGAATCGTTATAGTTGCGACCACGCGCCCTTTCGAGCGGGAGACGGCGGAAGCGCTCGCAGAGCTCGGACTGGATCTCTCCGTGATCTATAACAAGAACGCGGTGATGATCCTGCCGCGAGGGGTGCACAAGGGGACGGGGCTCGATGCTGCCCTCAGCGAACTGGGAGTGGAGTGGCAGGAGACGATGGGGGTCGGCGACGCGGAAAACGACCTCGACTTCCTCTCCCGGTGCGGGTACGCGGTCGCCACCGGCAACGCCCTGCAGGTCGTCCAGGACAAGGCGCAGCTCGTCGCGGATGAAAACGGCGCAGGAGTGAGGGAAGCGGCCGCCCTCCTGCGCAGGCTCAACGGAACAGTACCGGAAGGAGAGTGAGATGGAGTTCGAGCCGATCGGCGTCATCCACACGCCGTTTCAGACAAAGGAAGAGTGCCCCATGCAGCCGATGTACGCACTGGGGGCGGTGGGAAAAGTGGAGGTTTTCGAGCCGTACGCCTCCGGGCTGCGGGACGTGGAGCTTTTTTCACACGTCTACCTCCTGTACCACTTCGACCGTTCCGGCGAGGTGAAGATGTTCCGCCCCCCCTTTCTGGACGACCTGCCGCATGGCGTCTTCGCCACGAGGCACCCGTGCAGGCCAAACGGCATCGGCATGTCCATCGTCCAGGTACTCAAGAGGGAAAATAACGTGGTGGAAGTCGCGGGGATCGACGTGCTGGACGGCACCCCCCTCCTCGACATCAAGCCGTACATGCCGCGTTTCGACAAGATCGACGACGCCTCGGAAGGGTGGCTGAGCGAGAAGCCCCCCCGCCCGAAGCCGGCAGGAAGGGAGTAGATCGTCTCACGGCGCAGGCTCACCTTCGGCGCGGGCCATGTCCGCCTCCACGTAACGGCTGCAGACGAAGCAGAAGATCCCCGCCAGTGCCACCGCCGCCGGGGTGACCAGCAACGCGCCGCGCAGCCCCCAGTGGTCCGAGAGCCATCCAAGGATCGTGGGAGAGACGGCGTCGCCGAGGGCGTGGATGAAGAAGATATTGACCGCGAAGGCCATGGCGCGCACCGAAGGTTTCGTCACATTCACGATGACCGTGTTGAGCGGCCCGGTGTTCAGAAAGAGGAAGAACTCCGCCAGGAAGGCGGCGGCGAGGCAGCCGGCAAGGGAGTCGGCCATGATGGAGCAGGCGGTTATCGGGGTGCCGATGAGGAAGCCCCAGCCGGAAATGAAGAGATACCCCTTGCGGGTCCTCTTTTGCCAGCGGTCCCCGAGCCACCCACCGGCGGCGGTGCCGAGTATGCCGGCGAGAACGGTGACGAGGCCAAAGAGAAAGTTCCCCTTCTCCACGTCGACGTGGTGCACCCGGTTCAGAAAGGACGGCAGCCACTGGGCGAGCCCACCCATGGCAAAGGTCATCGCCGCCATCGCCAGCGTATTGCAGACAAAGGAGCGGTTGGAGAAAAAGGCGCCGTACCCACGACGTTTCTCCATAGAGGAGCCGACCTCGTCCCCACCCCTCGGAGGCTCCCGCAGGAGCGCCACAGGGATGGCGAGAAGAAGCCCCGGCACACCGACCATCAGGAATGCCGCGTGCCACCCGAAGCGGTGACCGAGGACGCCGCCGAGAAGGTAGCCGAGGGCGCTCCCGACCGGGATGGCGAGATAAAACCAGGAAAGGACGCGGCCTCGTCGCTCCTTCGGGAAGAAGTCGGCGATGAGACCTGGCGAGACCGTTCCAAAGCTCGCCTCCCCGATCCCCACGACCGTCCTCGCGGCAAGGAGGGTGCGGTACCCCGGTGCGACACCGGCAAGGGCGGTCGCGAGGCTCCACACAGTCAGCCCGGCGGAGGCGAGCCCCCGCCTGCTCCAGCGGTCCCCGAGAAAGCCGAGAAAGGGGGCGGAGAGGAGATAGCAGATCATGAAGGAGCTCCCGAGAAAACCAAGCGCCGTATCGGAGAGTGCCAGATCCGCCTTTATAAGGGGAAAGACAGCATAGAGAACCTGCCGGTCCACGTAGTTCAGGAGGTTCACCGCCATGAGGAGCGCGAGCGCGTACCGGCTGTACGAGAGTGATTTTTCAGGGAGGGTCATCGGTTCTCCGGGAGCCTTCTGCGATCTGCAACCGCTGGCGGAAAGTGCGCTCATGAAAAAGAGGTGCATCGGCTGGCGTCTTCTTATACCATGAAACATTAGCTTTACCTACTATCGCCTTTGCTTCACATCTTCAGAGTACACTCAAATCGAAGGGAGAACACCGATGGCAGCAGCATTCCGCTCCCGCGGACCAAGGACAGTCCCGCCGAAGAGCGCGGAAGAGGTCGATGCGATAGTCCGGCGCATCAGGACGCAGGAGACGCGCCCGGAGAACTACCGGGAGCGCTCGCTGAAGATCCACGGCTGGATCTGCGCCAAGTGCGGCAGGGAATTCGAGCTCTCCAACCTGCACCTTTTGACGGTGCACCACAAGGACGGCAACCACAACTACAACCCTCCCGACGGCAGCAACTGGGAGAACCTCTGCGTGTACTGCCACGACGACGAGCACAGCCGCACCATCCTGGCGGATTATCTGGCGGGCGAAGAGAAGAAGTGAACCGGCCGGGGCGGTGTCCAAGGGGAGAAGACCATGAAAGAACTGATCTTCATCATCGAGGAAGCCTCAGAAGGGGGTTTCACGGCTCGCGCAGAAGGCGAAGCGATTTATCTTCAGGCAGAGAGCGTCCCGGAACTGCGCTACCACATCCGGGATGCCGTCACCTGCCAGAGCGGGAAGGGTGATGCGCCCAGAAGGGTCAGGCTCCACTTTGTGCGGGAGGAAGTCCTCCTCCTGTAACCGGGACAAAAGGATGCGAGCGGTATCGCCGGGTGCGGAAGAATTGACAACGGGACGCATCTCCCCCTAGAATGCCCTGTTAATCCACCCCACGACGATACTGCTTCGCATCGGCCGGTACAGTAGCGCAAAGGAAAGACCTCATAATGCTGCACCTCAAAAAGCTCTCCAAGGACTTCGCAGGAAAACCCCTTTTCACGGAAATAAACTGGCACCTCAAGAAAGGCGAGCGCGTCGGCCTCGTCGGCGAGAACGGCGCAGGAAAATCGACCTTGATGAGGATCATCGCCGGCGAGGTGGAGACCTCCAGCGGCGAGATCCAGCTCGCCCGCGGCGGCTCCGTCGGGTACCTCCCGCAGGACGGGATCGTGGCGAAGGGGCGCCCTCTCTTTGAGGAGGTGATGACCGCCCTCGCGGAGCTGCAAAAGATCGAGCGGGAGATCGGCGAGCTTACCCGGCGGCTGGAGACGGAGCCGCACGACGCTCCCGGCCACGAGCAGCTCCTCGACCGCTTCGGCCACCTGCAGGAGGAGTTCCGCCTGAAGGGGGGGTACGCCATGGAGTCGGAGGTCGGCAACGTCCTTGCCGGTCTCGGCTTCTCCCCGTCGGAATGGAACAAGGAGTGCGGCGAGTTCTCCGGCGGGTGGCAGATGAGGATTGCGCTGGCGAAGCTCCTCCTGCAAAAGCCGACGGTGCTTCTCCTGGACGAGCCGACGAACCACCTGGATATAGAGGCGCGCAACTGGCTGGAGGGGTACCTGCAGGGATACCCCTACTCCGTCATGCTCGTCTCCCACGACCGCTTCTTCCTCGACCAGGTCTGCTCCCGTATCGCGGAGGTGTGGAATCACGCCATCACCGACTACCACTGCAACTACAGCCGCTACCTCGTCGTGCGGGAGGAGCGCGTCTCGGCGCTGCGCGAGGCAAAGCGCCGCCAGGACGAGGAGATCGAGAAGATCGAGGATTTCATCTCCCGCTTCCGCTATCAGGCAACGAAAGCGTCCCTCGTGCAGTCCCGCGTAAAACAGCTGGAAAAGATTGAGCGGATCGTCCTCCCGCCGGAGAGAAAGAGGATCCGCTTCAGCTTCCCCACTCCCCCCAAGAGCGGGAAGACGGTCATGGAGCTGAAGGGGGTTACCAAGGCGTACGGCGCAAACGTCGTCCTTAACGGTGTGGACCTTACCGTGGAAAGCGGCGAGCGGGTCGCCCTCGTCGGGCATAACGGCGCCGGGAAGTCGACCCTCATGCGCGTCCTTGCCGGAGGCGCGGTGACTGCGGGTGAGGTGAAGGTCGGGCACAACGTGGTGCGCGACTACTTCGCCCAGGACCAGGCACAGGAGCTCGATAAAAGCCGCACTGTCTACGACGAGATCTATTCCGCCGCCCCCTTCGACATGGTGCCGCAGCTGCGCGACATCCTCGGCGCCTTCCTTTTTTCCGGCGACGACATCCACAAGAAGGTGGAGGTCCTCTCCGGCGGGGAGCGGAACAGGCTCGCGCTGGCGAAGATCCTGCTGCGCCCGTCGAACCTCCTCCTCATGGACGAGCCGACGAACCACCTGGACCTCTTCAGCAAGGACGTCCTTCTGGAGGCACTGCGCAGCTTCCCCGGCACCGTCGTCTTCGTCTCCCACGACCGCCACTTCATCGACGGCCTGGCGACCCGCGTCGTGCAGGTCGGGGAAGGGAAGCTGGAGAATTTTTACGGCGATTACGAGTACTACCTCGAAAAGACCGCGGGAGAAGGATCCGGAATACCCGGGGGGGCGAGGGGGAGCGGCGCCGCAAACGAAAAGGCGCAGGCCGATACCAGGAGTGCCGCAGCCAGTCCCGGCAGCTCCGACCCGGTAGACCGCCGCAAGCAGAGGGAAGAGGAGAAACAGCGCCAGAAGGAAGAGCGTTCGAGGCAGCGCAAGCTGGAACAGCTGGAGGCCGAGATCGGCGAAAAGGAGAGCGAGCTCGCGGCGTTGGAAAGCACCATGTCCGAGCCCGACTTCTTCAAGGATGTGGAAGCGGCGCGTCTGGCAGGAGAGCGCCATGCATCCCTCTCAGCAGAGATAGCAGAGCTTTATGAGGCGTGGGAGGCGGTCTGACCGGGCCCCCTCATTGACAGGGGGGGGTTCGATAGTTATCTTTTCTTTGGATTTTCCCATCATCAACCGACAAAAGGGATCCAGGGATGACTATGACCGAGAACATCACCATCAACATGCCGGAGATCGTGCCCCTCTACCCTTTGCGGGAAATCATCGCTTTCCCGTACATGGTATTCACGATCTTCTTGAAACAGGACGAACTCGCCCCTTTTGAAGAAGCCGCGCTCTTCAACAACCTCGTAGCACTCGTCAAACTGAAGCACGAGCCTGAGACCGAGCTCCTGGGTGCCCTGCACGAAGTAGGTACCCTCTGCAAGGTGATGCAGATCAACAAGCTCCCCCAGGGTGGCGCAAAGGTCGTCCTCGAAGGTGTGGTCCGAGTCAGGGTCCTCGCCATCGTGCAGCAGATGCCGGTCATTCTCTCCCGCCTCGAGCCGGTGCGCGAATTCGCCGAGAAGTCGATGGTCTCCGAGGCGCTGGTGGGAAGCCTGAACGCCCTATTGAAGATCGCTCTTTCCTACGGCAGGCCCCTTCCGGACGATGTCATGAAGATGATCGACTTCATCGACAACCCGGCCCGCCTCTCCGACCTCGTCGCCCTCTATCTCAACCTCCCGGTCGATGAACTGCAGAAGCTCCTGGAAACGGTCGACCCGCTCGAGCGCCTGAAGAAGGTGTACATGCACCTCACAAACGAGGTGCAGCGCCTGCAGATCAAGGGGGAGGTTCAGGCCGAGGTGACGAAGAAGGTCGGCAAGAGCCAGAAGGAATTCCTCCTGCGCGAGCAGATGAAGCAGATCCAGGAGGAGCTCGGCGAGGAAGATTCGCGGCACAGCGAGGTGAACGAGCTGCGCCACAAGATAGACAACGCAAAGATGCCCCCCGAGGTGCAAAAGATCGCCGAGAAGGAGCTGAAGCGGCTGGAACGTATCAGCCCCGCCTCACCCGAGTACACCGTCTCCCGCACCTATCTCGACTATCTCACGACGATCCCCTGGCAGGTAAGCACGCAGGACAACAAGGACATCAGGCAGGCCGAGACGATCCTCAACGAGGACCACTACGACCTGAAGAAGGTGAAGGAGCGCATCCTCGAGTACCTCGCCGTCCGCGCCCTGAAGGAAAAGATGAAGGGCCCGATCCTGTGCTTCGTCGGTCCTCCGGGCGTCGGGAAGACGAGCCTTGGCCGCTCCATCGCGCGCACGCTCGGGCGCAAGTTCATCCGCATCTCGCTCGGCGGGATGCGTGACGAGGCGGAGATCAGGGGGCACCGGCGCACCTATATCGGCGCACTCCCCGGACGCATCATCCAGGAGATCAACCGCGCCGGGTCGAACAACCCCGTCTTCATGCTCGACGAGGTCGACAAGATCGGCGCCGACTTCCGCGGCGACCCCGCCAGCGCCCTTCTGGAAGTCCTCGATCCGGAGCAGAACTTCTCCTTCACCGACCATTACCTGGACGTCCCGTTCGACCTGACAAACGTGATGTTCATTACCACCGCGAACCAGCTCGACCCGATCCCCGCCCCGCTGAAGGACCGCATGGAGGTCCTCACCCTTTCCGGCTACACGGACGAGGAGAAGCTGAACATCGCGAAAACGTACCTCGTGCAGCGGGAGATCGAGGAAAACGGCCTCTCCGCCACACCGCCGACCTTCACCGACGAAGCGATCGTCCGCCTTATCCGCGACTACACCCGCGAGGCGGGGGTTCGCGACCTGCAGCGAAACATCGCCTCCGTCTGCCGAAAGGTCGCAAAGGAGATCGCCCAGGCGAAAACGCCGCGCGCGGTAATCGATCCGGAGAGCGTGGCGGAGCTTCTCGGACCGCGCAAGCACTTCGAGGAAGTCGCGGCGGAGAAGGACCGTGTCGGCGTGGCAACGGGGCTTGCCTGGACCGAGACCGGCGGCGACATCATCTTTGTGGAGGCGACAAAGATGAAGGGGAAAGGAGACCTTCTCCTCACCGGGAGCCTCGGCGAAGTCATGAAGGAATCGGCGCGCGCCGCGGTCTCATTCGTGCAGGCGAACTGCGCCGAGCTGGGGATCCAGAAGAGGGAATTCGAGAACACCACGATTCACATCCACGTCCCCGCCGGCAGCATCCCGAAGGACGGCCCCTCCGCCGGCATCACCATAGCGACGACCCTTGTCTCCCTCTTCTCCGGGCGCCCGGCGCGCCGCGACATCGCCATGACCGGCGAGATGAGCCTCACCGGCCGCGTCCTCGCCATAGGAGGGCTGAAGGAGAAGGTGCTGGCGGCCCGGCGGGCGGGAGTGCGCACCGTCGTCGCCCCGGCGAAGAACAAGAAGGACCTGGAGGATATCCCCGAGAACGTGCGCCAGGAGCTGGAGTTCCACTTCGTGGAGGACGTGCACGAGGTGCTGAAACTCGCACTGAAGCCCTGACACCGGATGCCGCATTCACTCTTTGCGCCGCCCGTCTCCCGCTCCGGGAGCGGGCGGCGTTTCTGTACTGTGGTACTGTAGGCCGGGAGAAGCCGCAGGCGTTCCCGGCGGTCCACCGCCGGCGCCCTGATCCAGCCAAACCACGACCCCACCGTGACCGGCCCGGCCCGCGCCATCCGCGGCTTCGCCGCCATCTCCCCCCTTTTACCCGTTGCAAACCCCAGACCTTGGTGCTATGTTTTTCGAGGCTCAGCATTAACTTCCGGATTACGAGGTCATAATGAATATGCCATCGAAAGCTGCCCTCGTATGCGCCCTCCTCCTGAGTGCCGCAACCTGTTTCGGCCAGGGGCTGGCGGACAAGGTGCAGGAACACACACTGAAAAACGGCATGAAGGTCCTCATGGTGGCGCGCCACACCTCCCCCACCGTCGCAGCCTGGATCCGCTTCAAGGTCGGCAGCGTCGACGAGCGCAGCGACGAGCGCGGGCTGGCCCACCTCCTGGAGCACATGCTCTTCAAGGGAACAAAGACGCTCGGCACCAAAGATTACGCGGCGGAAAAGCCGGTCCTGGACAAGATCGAGGAAACAGCCCAGAAGCTGATGGCGGAGGAGCAGAAAAAGGAGAAGGCGGACCAGAAGGAAGTCGCGCGCCTGAAATCCGAGCTCCAGCGCCTGGAGAAGGAAGGGGAGAAGTACGTGATAAAGGAGGAATTCGCCGACCTGTACGCCAGGAACGGCGGTTCCGGATACAACGCCTTCACGAGCAAGGACGGCACCACCTACATCATCAGTATGCCGGCGAACAAGATGGAACTATGGGCGGCGATCGAGTCGGACCGCATGCAAAACGCGGTGCTGCGAGAGTTCTACACCGAGCGGAACGTGGTCATGGAGGAGAGGCGGCGCTCCTACGACGCCGAGCCGGAAGGGAAGCTCTGGGAGACCTTCATCGCCAACTCCTTCAACGCGCACCCGAACGGGC
The DNA window shown above is from Geomonas sp. RF6 and carries:
- a CDS encoding HAD family hydrolase, yielding MRFRAFATDYDGTLARRGKVAEETVAALATLRDDGVKLVLVTGREMEDLRSVFPQTELFDLIVAENGAVLCRPQSGSQQALAAPPPAIFCTRLRERGVDFATGIVIVATTRPFERETAEALAELGLDLSVIYNKNAVMILPRGVHKGTGLDAALSELGVEWQETMGVGDAENDLDFLSRCGYAVATGNALQVVQDKAQLVADENGAGVREAAALLRRLNGTVPEGE
- a CDS encoding spinster family MFS transporter — protein: MTLPEKSLSYSRYALALLMAVNLLNYVDRQVLYAVFPLIKADLALSDTALGFLGSSFMICYLLSAPFLGFLGDRWSRRGLASAGLTVWSLATALAGVAPGYRTLLAARTVVGIGEASFGTVSPGLIADFFPKERRGRVLSWFYLAIPVGSALGYLLGGVLGHRFGWHAAFLMVGVPGLLLAIPVALLREPPRGGDEVGSSMEKRRGYGAFFSNRSFVCNTLAMAAMTFAMGGLAQWLPSFLNRVHHVDVEKGNFLFGLVTVLAGILGTAAGGWLGDRWQKRTRKGYLFISGWGFLIGTPITACSIMADSLAGCLAAAFLAEFFLFLNTGPLNTVIVNVTKPSVRAMAFAVNIFFIHALGDAVSPTILGWLSDHWGLRGALLVTPAAVALAGIFCFVCSRYVEADMARAEGEPAP
- the tsaA gene encoding tRNA (N6-threonylcarbamoyladenosine(37)-N6)-methyltransferase TrmO, encoding MEFEPIGVIHTPFQTKEECPMQPMYALGAVGKVEVFEPYASGLRDVELFSHVYLLYHFDRSGEVKMFRPPFLDDLPHGVFATRHPCRPNGIGMSIVQVLKRENNVVEVAGIDVLDGTPLLDIKPYMPRFDKIDDASEGWLSEKPPRPKPAGRE
- the lon gene encoding endopeptidase La; translation: MTENITINMPEIVPLYPLREIIAFPYMVFTIFLKQDELAPFEEAALFNNLVALVKLKHEPETELLGALHEVGTLCKVMQINKLPQGGAKVVLEGVVRVRVLAIVQQMPVILSRLEPVREFAEKSMVSEALVGSLNALLKIALSYGRPLPDDVMKMIDFIDNPARLSDLVALYLNLPVDELQKLLETVDPLERLKKVYMHLTNEVQRLQIKGEVQAEVTKKVGKSQKEFLLREQMKQIQEELGEEDSRHSEVNELRHKIDNAKMPPEVQKIAEKELKRLERISPASPEYTVSRTYLDYLTTIPWQVSTQDNKDIRQAETILNEDHYDLKKVKERILEYLAVRALKEKMKGPILCFVGPPGVGKTSLGRSIARTLGRKFIRISLGGMRDEAEIRGHRRTYIGALPGRIIQEINRAGSNNPVFMLDEVDKIGADFRGDPASALLEVLDPEQNFSFTDHYLDVPFDLTNVMFITTANQLDPIPAPLKDRMEVLTLSGYTDEEKLNIAKTYLVQREIEENGLSATPPTFTDEAIVRLIRDYTREAGVRDLQRNIASVCRKVAKEIAQAKTPRAVIDPESVAELLGPRKHFEEVAAEKDRVGVATGLAWTETGGDIIFVEATKMKGKGDLLLTGSLGEVMKESARAAVSFVQANCAELGIQKREFENTTIHIHVPAGSIPKDGPSAGITIATTLVSLFSGRPARRDIAMTGEMSLTGRVLAIGGLKEKVLAARRAGVRTVVAPAKNKKDLEDIPENVRQELEFHFVEDVHEVLKLALKP
- a CDS encoding YajD family HNH nuclease, which codes for MAAAFRSRGPRTVPPKSAEEVDAIVRRIRTQETRPENYRERSLKIHGWICAKCGREFELSNLHLLTVHHKDGNHNYNPPDGSNWENLCVYCHDDEHSRTILADYLAGEEKK
- a CDS encoding exodeoxyribonuclease III, with amino-acid sequence MKLLSWNVNGLRARMESQVLPLLQEEKPDLLLLQETKAEEHQVPALFLSELGYRSWWHPALRPGYSGVATFSRIAPVSVECGIGVPDIDCEGRVLTLNFANGIAVVNAYFPNSQRGLLRLDHKIYFLDKILRYLQKKREEGYSVVIGGDFNIAHREIDLRNPRQNMENAGFLPEERSWIDRFIAAGFVDTFRIFCPDGGHYTWWSYRPGVRQRNIGWRIDYFFVDASLAGKVSAAGILSHIAGSDHCPVSLEVAPPRAELSSVPSEDPPVASPDED
- a CDS encoding ABC-F family ATP-binding cassette domain-containing protein, with the translated sequence MLHLKKLSKDFAGKPLFTEINWHLKKGERVGLVGENGAGKSTLMRIIAGEVETSSGEIQLARGGSVGYLPQDGIVAKGRPLFEEVMTALAELQKIEREIGELTRRLETEPHDAPGHEQLLDRFGHLQEEFRLKGGYAMESEVGNVLAGLGFSPSEWNKECGEFSGGWQMRIALAKLLLQKPTVLLLDEPTNHLDIEARNWLEGYLQGYPYSVMLVSHDRFFLDQVCSRIAEVWNHAITDYHCNYSRYLVVREERVSALREAKRRQDEEIEKIEDFISRFRYQATKASLVQSRVKQLEKIERIVLPPERKRIRFSFPTPPKSGKTVMELKGVTKAYGANVVLNGVDLTVESGERVALVGHNGAGKSTLMRVLAGGAVTAGEVKVGHNVVRDYFAQDQAQELDKSRTVYDEIYSAAPFDMVPQLRDILGAFLFSGDDIHKKVEVLSGGERNRLALAKILLRPSNLLLMDEPTNHLDLFSKDVLLEALRSFPGTVVFVSHDRHFIDGLATRVVQVGEGKLENFYGDYEYYLEKTAGEGSGIPGGARGSGAANEKAQADTRSAAASPGSSDPVDRRKQREEEKQRQKEERSRQRKLEQLEAEIGEKESELAALESTMSEPDFFKDVEAARLAGERHASLSAEIAELYEAWEAV